One Urechidicola croceus genomic window, CACCATTATTGTTAATGGGATATTTGAATCAAGTAATAAAATATGGAGAAGAGAAATTTTGTGAGCAATGTGTTGCTTGTGGGATAGATACTGTTATTCTTCCAGATTTACCAATGATTGAATATGAAACACATTACCAAGCATTATTTGCTAAATATGGTATTTCAAATGTGTTTTTAATCACCCCTCAAACATCTGAAGAGCGTATCCGTAAAATTGATGCAATGACAGATGCTTTTATTTATGTTGTGGCTTCTGCATCAATTACTGGGGCAAAAGGTGAAATATCGGATCAACAAATTGCGTATTTTGAACGTATCAAAGCAATGAATTTAAAAAGTACATTGATTGTAGGCTTTGGAATTTCGAATAAAGAAACCTTTAATAAGGCTTGTGAATATATGAATGGAGCAATTATAGGATCTGCATTTATCAAATTTGTAGGGGCAAATGGTGTTGATAAAATTGATGAGTTTGTAAAAGGGATAATTGGGTAATATTATTGGTGTTTAATTTGGTATATTTGTTTATGTGACTGTTATGTGACTAAAAGCAAGTTTCTGAAGTTAAATGGCTTGTTTATAATGATTTTTGTGTTTTTTTTATGTGATTTATGCTTGAAAATGATTTGAAAATATTGCTTAGTGAACTGCGTTCTTTTCCAAATGAAACGGAATGGATTGAGTTTAAATTGAATAATGCAACAGAAATAGGAGAGTATATTTCTGCATTATCAAATTCGGCATGTATTCAAGATAAAGAATTTGGTTATATAGTTTTTGGGATTGATGATAGAACTCATAGAATTGTTGGAACAGAGTTTTCTCCATATATAAAAGTTAAAGGGAACGAAGATTTAATTCCTTGGTTGGCAAGATTACTTGAGCCTAGAATAAATTTTGATTTTTATCAGATTAATGTTGAAGAAAAAAATGTTGTTATTGTAATAATACAGGCTACTCAAAATACACCAGTAAAATTTAAGAGTGTACCTTATATTAGAATTGGTTCATACAAGAAGAAGTTAGCAGATTTCCCAGAAAAACAAAGACAAATTTGGATTAAAAAACCACCTATAGTTTTTGAACAAGAAATTACAGTTAGTAGTTTAGATTCGGATGAAGTCCTTAAATTATTGAATTATCCTTCTTATTTTGAATTAACCAATTCAATATTACCTGAAAATAAACAAGCAATTTTAGAAAAATTAGTACAGGAAAAACTAATAATTAAGGATAGGTCAAAATACTCTATAACTAACTTAGGTGCAATTCTTTTTGCTAAGAAACTTGAAGCATTTCAACGTTTAGAAAGAAAATCAATTAGAGTTATTATATATCAAGGAAAGAATAAGTTAAAGACAAGAAAAGAACAATTAGGTCAAAAAGGGTACGCCTCTGGATTTAATGGATTAGTAAATTATATTAATGATCAATTACCTTCTAATGAAGAAATAGGTAAAGTTTTTAGAAAAGAGGTGAAAATGTTTCCTGAGTTGGCAATTAGAGAATTAGTGGCAAA contains:
- the trpA gene encoding tryptophan synthase subunit alpha — its product is MNSLKELFKNKNKNLCSVYFTSGFPNLNDTTTIIESLGSNGVDFLEVGMPYSDPMADGPTIQHSSDVALANGINLDIIFDQLKSIKDTNKTPLLLMGYLNQVIKYGEEKFCEQCVACGIDTVILPDLPMIEYETHYQALFAKYGISNVFLITPQTSEERIRKIDAMTDAFIYVVASASITGAKGEISDQQIAYFERIKAMNLKSTLIVGFGISNKETFNKACEYMNGAIIGSAFIKFVGANGVDKIDEFVKGIIG
- a CDS encoding ATP-binding protein; its protein translation is MLSELRSFPNETEWIEFKLNNATEIGEYISALSNSACIQDKEFGYIVFGIDDRTHRIVGTEFSPYIKVKGNEDLIPWLARLLEPRINFDFYQINVEEKNVVIVIIQATQNTPVKFKSVPYIRIGSYKKKLADFPEKQRQIWIKKPPIVFEQEITVSSLDSDEVLKLLNYPSYFELTNSILPENKQAILEKLVQEKLIIKDRSKYSITNLGAILFAKKLEAFQRLERKSIRVIIYQGKNKLKTRKEQLGQKGYASGFNGLVNYINDQLPSNEEIGKVFRKEVKMFPELAIRELVANAIIHQDFNVKGTGPMVEIFDDRVEITNPGKPLISTMRFIDHNPQSRNEKLAHFMRRLNICEERGSGIDKVIFECEHYQLPAPKFIEGENYTRIILYAYKTLRQMDKDDKVRACYLHSCLKYVSGEQMTNQSLRERFGISEKNYSMASRIIAEGIKSGLIKDFDPESSSKKHAKYIPFWA